In Musa acuminata AAA Group cultivar baxijiao chromosome BXJ2-8, Cavendish_Baxijiao_AAA, whole genome shotgun sequence, one genomic interval encodes:
- the LOC135618657 gene encoding uncharacterized protein LOC135618657 isoform X4 → MSSLRSPRTTKDSDGTYQAVPFSYGNTANAVDSKNSDSGLTNSCYRPPFLIPERLQCNLPPTEKLHQIIARTATFVSQHGGQSEIVLRVKQGDNPTFGFLMPDHHLHEYFRFLVEHPQLLKSDTSTTKAQEEENLEEKKDKMLASDSGALSLLGSFYGTAEDDDGSHEADTEVLGSVYTSIADIAAVPQKAEQPYMALEGKGEIKSLAAPVVSKDKTVSIKRKLPAKSTLVNGPYGKNARDGNPILPGLVEQPRSSVSGRSDVKSVLLEPPSFLKRMIDKIVEFILRNGKEFEAVLIEQDKTVGRFPFLLPSNQYHPYYLKVLEGARQGNTGSKKKVQADLTKESARDHNSSDLSEGWLYDPHRKEKFKMVIGAPKKEKHDQQPTLAPQAGVSVDEAAAIVLAATRGVSSANAHQDISRPELAAGRTHREATHASSLGSYSFLQGRESIPKPTSSHEEGTSLPSSNQQLSNKGSNTDDDVWIAKAIAKTAALVTSCEADSSEASLTKEQKLKAERLKRAKMFAAMIKSGDPLSKLTGSITAQNSSLEISAAGSSRSGAGSDLLVKEREGSSVPFDAEVSGRSKFQERESDHDVSEEYSHREKHQSCSRDLRTDDMVESHKQSKKRHRSEHSINHRSDKKHRKHPSSSKDKESRHRHKHHSSSEDENGHRKHSRSHRRHKDEGTPEEKERTGSDGHRKKHHRRSQRNHDTDEEVNTTILDQSEVPQKSNHQKVVNMPSAPTDAATEVSKDLRAKIRAMLLETL, encoded by the exons ATGAGTTCTCTCAGAAGTCCAA GAACAACCAAAGATTCAGATGGAACTTATCAGGCTGTACCTTTTTCATATGGAAATACTGCGAATGCAGTTGACTCGAAGAACTCCGATTCAGGACTCACTAATTCTTGTTACCGTCCACCTTTTCTGATCCCCGAAAGATTACAGTGTAACCTG CCTCCTACAGAAAAATTACATCAGATCATTGCAAGAACAGCAACGTTTGTAAGTCAGCATGGAGGACAATCAGAGATTGTCTTGCGGGTGAAACAGGGTGACAATCCAACTTTTGGGTTCTTGATGCCAGATCATCATCTTCATGAGTATTTTCGATTTCTTGTTGAACATCCTCAACTTCTGAAAAGTGATACAAGCACTACCAAAGCACAAGAAGAGGAAaatttggaagagaagaaggacaaGATGCTTGCTTCTGATAGTGGGGCTTTGTCATTGCTCGGATCTTTCTATGGAACCGCAGAGGATGATGATGGCTCACATGAAGCTGACACAGAGGTTCTAGGCTCTGTCTATACCAGCATCGCAGATATTGCAGCAGTTCCTCAAAAGGCAGAACAACCCTATATGGCTTTGGAAGGGAAAGGAGAAATTAAGAGTCTAGCTGCCCCTGTTGTTTCTAAAGACAAAACTGTTTCTATAAAAAGGAAGCTGCCTGCGAAATCTACTTTGGTTAATGGTCCATATGGCAAGAATGCAAGAGATGGCAACCCAATCCTTCCTGGTTTGGTTGAGCAGCCACGAAGTTCTGTGTCTGGCAGATCAGATGTCAAATCAGTGCTGTTGGAGCCTCCATCTTTCTTAAAAAGAATGATAGACAAAATAGTTGAATTCATACTTAGAAATGGGAAGGAATTTGAGGCAGTTCTTATTGAACAAGATAAGACAGTAGGCAGATTTCCATTTCTTCTGCCATCAAATCAATATCATCCTTACTACCTCAAGGTTCTTGAAGGTGCCCGTCAG GGTAATACTGGTAGCAAGAAGAAAGTGCAAGCTGATCTTACTAAAGAATCTGCCCGGGACCACAACTCGTCAGACTTATCAGAAGGATGGTTGTATGATCCTCATAGAAAGGAGAAATTTAAGATGGTAAttggtgcgccaaagaaggaaaagCATGATCAACAGCCGACACTCGCCCCTCAGGCTGGAGTGAGCGTAGATGAAGCTGCTGCCATTGTTCTGGCAGCTACAAGGGGTGTCAGTTCTGCTAATGCTCATCAGGATATTTCACGTCCTGAGTTGGCTGCAGGCCGCACTCACCGGGAGGCTACACATGCTTCCAGCTTGGGGAGTTACTCCTTTTTACAAGGCCGGGAATCTATACCTAAACCTACTTCTAGCCATGAAGAGGGTACTTCTTTGCCTTCATCCAATCAACAACTTAGCAATAAAGGTTCCAACACGGATGATGATGTATGGATTGCAAAGGCTATTGCAAAAACTGCAGCCCTTGTTACCTCTTGCGAAGCTGACTCTTCAGAAGCTTCCTTAACAAAGGAACAAAAGCTCAAGGCTGAGAGGCTGAAACGAGCAAAGATGTTTGCAGCTATGATAAAGAGTGGTGATCCATTAAGCAAATTGACTGGTTCCATCACTGCTCAAAATTCATCATTGGAAATTTCTGCCGCTGGTTCATCTCGATCTGGCGCAGGATCAGATCTTTTGGTCAAAGAACGAGAAGGAAGCTCTGTACCTTTCGATGCTGAGGTTTCTGGTAGATCTAAGTTTCAAGAGAGAGAGTCTGATCATGATGTTAGTGAGGAATATAGCCATAGGGAGAAACATCAATCGTGTTCTCGAGATCTTAGAACTGATGACATGGTCGAAAGTCATAAGCAGTCCAAAAAGAGGCATCGGTCTGAACATTCTATAAACCATAGAAGTGATAAAAAACATAGGAAGCATCCTTCGTCTTCCAAGGACAAAGAATCTCGGCATCGTCATAAGCACCACAGTTCCTCGGAAGACGAGAACGGGCATAGAAAGCATTCTAGGTCTCATCGTCGTCATAAGGATGAAGGTACAccagaagaaaaggaaaggacAGGGTCCGATGGACACAGGAAGAAGCATCACCGGCGGTCTCAAAGGAACCATGACACTGATGAAGAGGTGAATACAACAATTTTGGATCAGTCGGAAGTCCCTCAGAAATCTAACCACCAAAAGGTCGTAAATATGCCATCAGCTCCAACTGATGCAGCAACTGAAGTATCCAAAGATCTAAGAGCAAAAATCCGAGCTATGCTATTAGAAACCTTGTAG